In Pseudobdellovibrionaceae bacterium, the following proteins share a genomic window:
- a CDS encoding 30S ribosomal protein S1: MVNTNNGNSKGYNQALAILDEADKEVLGKDKNEGADSFAALFEKSIQGNDLKPGDITTGTVVEVQSDYVLVDINYKSEGLIPISEFRIIDGQNSVAVGDKVEVMIDKIENDNGMVVLSKDKADMLRAWSDISKAAENEEIIEGVVISKVKGGLSVDIGVKAFLPGSQIDLRPVKNIDSFIGKKFKFKVIKFNKKRGNIVLSRRALLEEEREKLKTQTLDQMEEGSIVKGYVKNVTDYGAFIDLGGIDGLLHITDMSWGRVKHPSDSITVGEEIELKVLKYDQEKQRVSLGLKQLSEDPWGLVAEQFPIGKRIKGKVVSLAEYGAFVDLSEGVEGLIHVNEMSWTKKVKHPSQIVKVDDEVEVQVLSIDSENRRISLGLKQLESNPWLELKETYAPGTIIEGEVKSITDFGIFVGIEDGIDGLVHISDFSWTKRVNHPSEMYQKGDKVRAVVLGVDIENERFSLGIKQLEADPWSSIEDKFPIGSQLDVKVTKLADFGVFVQVEDDIEGLIHISELSTKRVEKPEDIAQVGETIKAEIISIDQDARKIGLSAKLVTLREQKANVDDYVKKATSSSKTSLGEAFGDAFKEIKKETTVTPNTTNED; this comes from the coding sequence ATGGTAAATACAAACAACGGTAATTCAAAAGGGTACAATCAGGCTTTAGCAATTCTTGATGAAGCTGATAAAGAAGTCTTGGGAAAAGACAAAAACGAAGGTGCAGATTCTTTTGCCGCACTTTTTGAAAAGTCGATCCAAGGTAACGATCTAAAGCCAGGCGACATCACAACGGGAACAGTGGTGGAAGTGCAATCTGATTATGTACTAGTAGACATCAACTATAAAAGCGAAGGTTTAATTCCTATCAGCGAATTTCGTATCATTGATGGCCAAAACTCTGTGGCTGTAGGTGATAAAGTTGAGGTGATGATCGATAAAATCGAAAATGACAACGGCATGGTTGTTCTGTCAAAAGACAAAGCTGACATGCTAAGAGCTTGGAGTGACATCTCTAAAGCTGCTGAAAATGAAGAGATCATTGAAGGTGTTGTTATTTCCAAAGTTAAAGGCGGTTTAAGCGTAGATATTGGTGTAAAAGCCTTTTTACCTGGTAGCCAAATTGACTTACGCCCTGTGAAGAACATTGATTCGTTCATTGGCAAAAAATTTAAATTCAAAGTAATTAAGTTCAACAAAAAACGTGGCAACATTGTATTGTCTCGTCGTGCTCTTCTTGAAGAAGAAAGAGAAAAACTAAAAACTCAAACTCTAGATCAAATGGAAGAAGGCTCGATTGTTAAAGGTTATGTGAAGAACGTCACAGACTACGGTGCTTTCATTGATCTTGGTGGTATTGATGGTCTACTTCACATCACTGACATGAGCTGGGGACGTGTAAAACATCCTTCTGATTCTATCACTGTGGGTGAAGAGATTGAACTTAAAGTCTTAAAGTATGATCAAGAAAAACAACGTGTAAGCTTAGGCTTAAAGCAGTTATCTGAAGATCCTTGGGGTCTTGTAGCTGAGCAATTCCCAATCGGTAAACGTATTAAAGGTAAAGTTGTGTCTTTAGCTGAGTATGGTGCTTTCGTGGACCTTTCTGAAGGTGTTGAAGGCTTGATTCACGTGAATGAAATGAGCTGGACTAAGAAAGTAAAACACCCTTCACAAATTGTTAAAGTGGATGATGAAGTGGAAGTACAAGTTCTTTCTATTGATTCAGAAAACCGTCGCATCAGCTTAGGTTTAAAACAACTTGAAAGTAACCCATGGTTAGAGCTGAAAGAAACTTATGCTCCAGGTACTATTATTGAAGGTGAAGTGAAGTCTATCACTGACTTTGGTATCTTCGTAGGTATTGAAGACGGCATTGATGGTCTTGTGCACATTTCTGACTTCTCTTGGACTAAGCGTGTAAATCATCCATCTGAAATGTACCAAAAAGGCGATAAAGTTCGTGCGGTAGTTTTAGGTGTAGATATTGAAAACGAAAGATTCAGCCTTGGTATTAAGCAACTTGAAGCAGATCCTTGGTCATCTATTGAAGACAAGTTCCCTATCGGTTCACAACTAGATGTGAAAGTGACAAAGCTTGCTGACTTTGGTGTGTTTGTACAAGTAGAAGATGACATCGAAGGTTTAATCCACATTTCTGAACTTTCAACAAAGCGTGTGGAAAAGCCAGAAGATATCGCTCAAGTGGGTGAAACCATTAAAGCAGAAATCATCTCTATCGACCAAGACGCAAGAAAGATCGGCTTAAGTGCAAAACTGGTCACTTTAAGAGAGCAAAAAGCTAACGTAGACGACTATGTTAAAAAAGCCACATCTTCTTCTAAAACTAGCTTAGGTGAAGCTTTTGGTGATGCTTTCAAAGAGATCAAAAAAGAAACAACCGTAACTCCAAACACCACTAACGAAGACTAA